A window of the Streptomyces albireticuli genome harbors these coding sequences:
- the nuoN gene encoding NADH-quinone oxidoreductase subunit NuoN, translated as MSSAASVHSLWTAAADTPQKIPAPQIEYAQLAPTLIVLGAAVLGILVEAFLPRRTRYTAQLLLTTVGLIAAFAAVIALAAGGYGTDKAHIAAMGAVAVDGPALFLQGTLLLVSLIAVFTFAERRLDPAAHGRRVDSFAAQGAAVPGGEAEQEAVKAGFTTTEVFPLVLFAVGGMLVFPAANDLLTLFVALEVFSLPLYVLCALARRQRLMSQESAVKYFLLGAFSSAFLLFGVALLYGYAGTVSYAGIADVVNGTTRSVDPALASTTGNDALLLIGGALVLMGLLFKVGAVPFHMWTPDVYQGAPTPVTGFMAAATKVAAFGALLRLLYVVLPGLRWDWRPVMWGVAIVTMVVGAIVAVTQTDVKRLLAYSSIAHAGFILAGVTAASPEGVSSVLFYLVTYAFVTLGAFAVVTLVRDAGGEATHLSKWAGLGRRSPLVAAVFAIFLLAFAGIPLTSGFAGKFAVFKAAAESGAAPLVIVGVLSSAVAAFFYVRVIVLMFFSEPKADGPTVAVPSALTSTAIAVGVALTVVLGVAPQYFLELAGQAGTFVR; from the coding sequence CACCCGCTACACCGCGCAGCTGCTGCTGACGACCGTCGGGCTGATCGCGGCGTTCGCCGCCGTGATCGCCCTGGCCGCCGGGGGGTACGGCACGGACAAGGCGCACATCGCCGCCATGGGCGCCGTCGCCGTCGACGGCCCGGCGCTCTTCCTCCAGGGGACCCTCCTCCTGGTCTCCCTGATCGCCGTGTTCACCTTCGCCGAGCGGCGGCTGGACCCGGCGGCGCACGGCCGGCGCGTGGACTCCTTCGCCGCGCAGGGCGCGGCCGTCCCGGGCGGCGAGGCCGAGCAGGAGGCGGTCAAGGCGGGCTTCACCACCACCGAGGTCTTCCCGCTGGTGCTCTTCGCGGTCGGCGGCATGCTCGTCTTCCCCGCGGCGAACGACCTGCTGACCCTGTTCGTGGCCCTGGAGGTGTTCTCCCTCCCGCTGTACGTGCTGTGCGCGCTGGCCCGCCGGCAGCGGCTGATGTCGCAGGAGTCGGCGGTCAAGTACTTCCTGCTCGGCGCGTTCTCCTCGGCGTTCCTGCTCTTCGGCGTCGCCCTGCTGTACGGCTACGCCGGCACGGTCTCGTACGCGGGCATCGCCGACGTGGTGAACGGCACCACCCGGTCCGTCGACCCGGCCCTGGCCTCGACGACGGGCAACGACGCCCTGCTGCTCATCGGCGGCGCGCTGGTCCTGATGGGCCTGCTCTTCAAGGTCGGCGCGGTCCCGTTCCACATGTGGACGCCCGACGTCTACCAAGGGGCGCCCACGCCGGTCACGGGCTTCATGGCCGCCGCCACCAAGGTCGCCGCCTTCGGCGCCCTGCTGCGGCTGCTCTACGTGGTCCTGCCCGGCCTGCGCTGGGACTGGCGCCCGGTGATGTGGGGCGTCGCGATCGTCACCATGGTCGTCGGCGCGATCGTGGCGGTCACCCAGACGGACGTGAAGCGGCTCCTCGCCTACTCCTCCATCGCCCACGCGGGGTTCATCCTCGCCGGTGTCACGGCCGCCAGCCCCGAGGGCGTCTCCTCCGTCCTCTTCTATCTGGTCACCTACGCCTTCGTGACGCTGGGCGCGTTCGCCGTGGTGACGCTCGTCCGCGACGCGGGCGGCGAGGCGACGCACCTGTCGAAGTGGGCGGGGCTCGGGCGCCGTTCGCCGCTCGTGGCGGCCGTCTTCGCGATCTTCCTGCTGGCCTTCGCCGGCATCCCGCTCACCAGCGGTTTCGCGGGCAAGTTCGCGGTCTTCAAGGCCGCGGCCGAGAGCGGGGCGGCGCCGCTGGTCATCGTCGGTGTGCTGTCCTCGGCGGTCGCCGCGTTCTTCTACGTCCGGGTGATCGTGCTGATGTTCTTCAGCGAGCCGAAGGCCGACGGGCCGACGGTCGCCGTGCCGAGCGCGCTGACCTCCACGGCCATCGCGGTCGGCGTCGCGCTGACGGTGGTGCTCGGTGTGGCGCCGCAGTACTTCCTGGAACTCGCGGGGCAGGCGGGTACGTTCGTCCGCTGA
- a CDS encoding GOLPH3/VPS74 family protein — MTQDAPGLTLPEELLLLCFHPEDGRRLCMPGALEYGVAGAVLAELRLRGQVMEQYGRPVVLGPAGPRDPLLAMATASLPAAGTRGPKTHRWVRSAAKHMEEPWLTRLVERRALRVHRRRFLGVFPYNRYPVGPADLTTAARQRFDAARVAGFPDPRSRALAALVSAVGAAGRLYPGWDMRTERKAMRRLVHADWAAKAVHRNVQRDQSDGSGGGGDSGGGDGGGGGGD, encoded by the coding sequence ATGACCCAGGACGCCCCCGGCCTCACGCTGCCCGAGGAACTGCTGTTGCTCTGCTTCCACCCGGAGGACGGCCGGCGGCTGTGCATGCCGGGGGCCCTGGAGTACGGCGTCGCCGGCGCCGTGCTCGCCGAACTCCGGCTGCGCGGCCAGGTGATGGAGCAGTACGGGCGTCCGGTCGTGCTCGGGCCGGCCGGGCCCCGTGACCCGCTGCTGGCGATGGCGACGGCGAGCCTGCCGGCCGCCGGCACCCGGGGGCCGAAGACGCACCGCTGGGTGCGCAGCGCGGCCAAGCACATGGAGGAGCCCTGGCTGACCCGGCTGGTGGAGCGGCGGGCGCTGCGCGTGCACCGCCGCCGGTTCCTGGGCGTCTTCCCCTACAACCGCTACCCCGTCGGCCCGGCCGACCTGACGACGGCGGCGCGGCAGCGCTTCGACGCGGCCCGCGTCGCGGGCTTCCCCGATCCCCGCTCGCGCGCCCTGGCCGCCCTGGTGTCGGCGGTCGGCGCGGCCGGCCGGCTCTACCCGGGCTGGGACATGCGGACCGAGCGCAAGGCCATGCGGCGTCTCGTGCACGCCGATTGGGCGGCCAAGGCGGTCCACCGCAATGTGCAGCGGGACCAGTCGGACGGCAGCGGCGGCGGGGGCGACTCCGGTGGGGGCGACGGCGGCGGGGGCGGCGGCGACTGA
- the fahA gene encoding fumarylacetoacetase, with product MSQQSPRELAEGDPFGADTLPYGVFSTADAPDRRRIGVRYGDRVLDAAAAAAAHGSAHAGLLDRPTLNPLLAAGRPVWQAVRAEVRGWLTDGPLLPLEDVTLHLPFEVADYVDFYASEHHATNVGRIFRPDSEPLTPNWKHLPIGYHGRAGTVVVSGTEVIRPQGQRKAPGDAVPSFGPSLRLDIEAEVGFVVGTPAPANTPVALGDFREHVFGVCLVNDWSARDIQAWEYVPLGPFLGKSFATSVSAWITPLDAFDEARTAPPERTYPLLPYLDDAAAEPGGIDLRIEVTINGETVSRPPFASMYWTAAQQLAHMTVNGASLRTGDFFASGTVSGPEPDQRGCLLELTEGKGPYLADGDVVTLTAWAPGPGGARIGLGEVTGRVVPAHGTAAP from the coding sequence ATGTCCCAGCAGAGCCCCCGCGAGCTTGCCGAAGGCGACCCCTTCGGCGCGGACACCCTCCCGTACGGCGTGTTCAGCACCGCCGACGCCCCGGACCGCCGCCGGATCGGCGTCCGCTACGGCGACCGGGTGCTCGACGCCGCCGCCGCGGCCGCCGCCCACGGCTCCGCGCACGCCGGCCTGCTGGACCGGCCGACGCTCAACCCGCTGCTGGCCGCGGGCCGGCCCGTCTGGCAGGCCGTCCGCGCCGAGGTGCGCGGCTGGCTGACCGACGGCCCACTGCTCCCGCTGGAGGACGTGACGCTGCACCTGCCGTTCGAGGTCGCCGACTACGTCGACTTCTACGCCAGCGAGCACCACGCCACCAACGTCGGCCGGATCTTCCGCCCGGACAGCGAGCCCCTCACGCCCAACTGGAAGCACCTGCCCATCGGTTACCACGGCCGCGCCGGCACGGTCGTGGTCTCCGGCACCGAGGTGATCCGCCCGCAGGGCCAGCGCAAGGCCCCCGGCGACGCCGTACCGTCCTTCGGTCCCTCGCTGCGGCTGGACATCGAGGCCGAGGTGGGCTTCGTCGTCGGCACCCCCGCGCCCGCCAACACCCCGGTCGCGCTCGGTGACTTCCGGGAGCACGTCTTCGGCGTCTGCCTGGTCAACGACTGGTCGGCCCGCGACATCCAGGCGTGGGAGTACGTGCCGCTCGGCCCGTTCCTCGGCAAGTCCTTCGCCACCTCCGTCTCCGCGTGGATCACCCCGCTCGACGCCTTCGACGAGGCCCGCACCGCGCCGCCGGAGCGCACGTACCCGCTGCTGCCCTACCTCGACGACGCCGCCGCCGAGCCGGGCGGCATCGACCTGCGCATCGAGGTCACCATCAACGGCGAGACGGTCTCCCGGCCGCCGTTCGCGTCCATGTACTGGACGGCCGCCCAGCAGCTCGCCCATATGACGGTCAACGGCGCCTCCCTGCGCACCGGCGACTTCTTCGCCTCCGGCACGGTCAGCGGCCCCGAGCCGGACCAGCGCGGCTGCCTGCTGGAGCTCACCGAGGGCAAGGGCCCCTACCTGGCGGACGGTGACGTGGTCACCCTCACCGCCTGGGCCCCCGGCCCCGGCGGTGCCCGCATCGGCCTCGGCGAGGTCACCGGCCGTGTCGTGCCCGCCCACGGGACCGCCGCGCCATGA
- a CDS encoding ATP-grasp domain-containing protein has product MLVASRSTPIAADRTVPGLIVKIGNYPLHHGGVGAIRSLGRLGVPVYAVTEDRWTPAAASRYLRQGFVWPTTGTERPEVLVEGLLRIGHRIGRPSVLLPTDDEAAVLIAEHAEQLSGTFLFPPVDRELPRRLASKQGLHELCVEHGVPSPEALFPASFEEIEEYAARARFPLVAKNREAFERRRKPAVHGTTRIGGPRELLALARGWGPSPGVILQEYLPREDAEDWIVHAYFDGRSTPLAMFTGVKVRSWPPHAGMTAHAYVVENAELADMAAQFIKQIGFCGVIDLDWRFDRRDGRYKLLDFNPRMGAQFRLFESTAGVDVVRAQHLDLTGRTVPEGEQTDGRRFVVENIDLPALLAYRRSGYTTPHAPARATGTEFAWAARDDIKPFFTMLARFVRPGVRHLWQLWRSRRAAAVVE; this is encoded by the coding sequence ATGCTGGTGGCGAGCAGGAGCACGCCCATCGCGGCGGACCGGACCGTTCCAGGGCTGATAGTGAAGATCGGCAACTACCCCCTCCACCACGGTGGTGTCGGTGCGATACGCAGCCTCGGCAGACTCGGTGTCCCGGTGTACGCCGTCACCGAGGACCGCTGGACGCCCGCCGCCGCCTCCCGTTATCTGCGGCAGGGGTTCGTCTGGCCCACCACGGGCACCGAGCGGCCCGAGGTGCTCGTCGAGGGTCTGCTGAGGATAGGGCACAGGATCGGCCGCCCCAGCGTCCTGCTGCCCACCGACGACGAGGCGGCCGTGCTGATCGCGGAGCACGCGGAGCAGTTGTCCGGCACCTTCCTCTTCCCGCCCGTGGACCGCGAGTTGCCCCGCAGGCTCGCGAGCAAGCAAGGGCTGCACGAGCTCTGTGTGGAGCACGGGGTGCCCTCCCCGGAGGCCCTCTTCCCCGCGTCGTTCGAGGAAATCGAGGAGTACGCGGCGCGCGCCCGCTTCCCCCTCGTCGCCAAGAACCGGGAGGCGTTCGAGCGGCGCCGCAAGCCCGCCGTGCACGGCACCACCCGCATCGGCGGCCCCCGGGAGCTGCTGGCCCTCGCGCGCGGCTGGGGCCCCTCGCCCGGCGTGATCCTCCAGGAGTACCTGCCCCGCGAGGACGCCGAGGACTGGATCGTGCACGCCTATTTCGACGGCCGGAGCACCCCGCTGGCGATGTTCACGGGCGTGAAGGTGCGCTCCTGGCCGCCGCACGCGGGGATGACGGCCCACGCCTACGTCGTGGAGAACGCCGAACTGGCCGACATGGCCGCCCAGTTCATCAAGCAGATCGGCTTCTGCGGCGTCATCGACCTCGACTGGCGGTTCGACCGCAGGGACGGCCGGTACAAACTCCTGGACTTCAACCCCCGGATGGGCGCGCAGTTCCGGCTCTTCGAGAGCACCGCCGGCGTCGACGTCGTGCGGGCCCAGCACCTCGACCTGACCGGCCGCACGGTCCCCGAGGGCGAGCAGACCGACGGCCGGCGGTTCGTCGTGGAGAACATCGACCTGCCCGCCCTGCTCGCCTACCGCCGCAGCGGCTACACCACCCCCCACGCGCCCGCGCGCGCCACCGGCACGGAGTTCGCCTGGGCCGCGCGGGACGACATCAAGCCCTTCTTCACCATGCTCGCCCGGTTCGTGCGGCCGGGCGTGCGGCACCTTTGGCAGCTGTGGCGCTCCCGCCGTGCCGCTGCCGTCGTCGAGTAA
- a CDS encoding FAD-dependent oxidoreductase has translation MALPVAVIGAGPYGLSTAAHLRAHGMSTRVFGSPMVSWREHMPVGMLLKSTPVASSIDAPQPGHTLLDFCRSTGERRYESDWDAIPVETFARYGLWFQERLVPDLEQVRVVSVDRRAQGFELKLDSGEQFTARAVVVATGLSGLATLPPELAAAVPDGPSASGPVSHSSHHRDLSRFTGKDVVVVGAGQSALETAVLLADAGAASVRIVARRRGAVRFGAAPDGQSLRKPDTPFGRAWSLYAFSYHADAFRHLPAPSRKYLVQRVLGPLGAWWLRDRFIGRVQVSEGKRIVRARVDEGRPVLTLAGENGVTEGELAADHVVAATGYRMDLAALDFLGHGLRTRLVAAAGGPRLGPGYRSSVPGLFFTGLPAAASYGPVMRFVCGTEYASPRLAKAVGALS, from the coding sequence GTGGCACTTCCGGTAGCAGTCATCGGAGCCGGACCGTACGGTCTGTCGACCGCCGCCCATCTGAGGGCGCACGGCATGAGCACCCGCGTCTTCGGTTCGCCGATGGTGAGCTGGCGCGAGCACATGCCCGTCGGCATGCTCCTGAAATCCACCCCCGTCGCCTCCAGCATCGATGCCCCGCAGCCCGGTCACACCCTCCTCGACTTCTGCCGGAGCACCGGCGAGCGGCGGTACGAGTCGGACTGGGACGCCATCCCGGTGGAGACCTTCGCCCGCTACGGACTGTGGTTCCAGGAGCGCCTGGTGCCCGATCTGGAGCAGGTGCGGGTGGTCTCCGTCGACCGCCGGGCGCAGGGCTTCGAGCTGAAGCTGGACTCCGGGGAGCAGTTCACGGCCCGCGCGGTGGTCGTGGCGACGGGCCTGAGCGGACTCGCGACGCTGCCGCCCGAGCTGGCCGCGGCGGTGCCCGACGGCCCCTCGGCGAGCGGGCCGGTCTCGCACAGCTCGCACCACCGCGACCTGTCCCGCTTCACCGGCAAGGACGTGGTCGTCGTCGGCGCCGGGCAGTCCGCCCTGGAGACCGCCGTGCTGCTGGCCGACGCCGGGGCCGCTTCCGTGCGGATCGTCGCCCGCCGGAGGGGAGCGGTCCGGTTCGGTGCCGCGCCGGACGGCCAGTCGCTGCGCAAGCCCGACACCCCCTTCGGGCGGGCCTGGTCGCTCTACGCCTTCTCGTATCACGCGGACGCTTTCCGCCATCTTCCGGCGCCGTCCCGGAAGTACCTCGTCCAGCGGGTGCTGGGACCGCTGGGCGCCTGGTGGCTGCGCGACCGCTTCATCGGCCGGGTCCAGGTCTCCGAGGGGAAGCGGATCGTCCGGGCACGGGTGGACGAGGGCCGTCCGGTGCTCACCCTGGCCGGTGAGAACGGCGTCACCGAGGGCGAGCTCGCCGCCGACCACGTCGTCGCCGCGACCGGCTACCGCATGGACCTCGCGGCCCTGGACTTCCTCGGCCACGGCCTGCGCACCCGCCTCGTGGCCGCCGCGGGCGGCCCCCGGCTGGGCCCCGGCTACCGCTCCTCGGTGCCGGGCCTGTTCTTCACGGGCCTGC